In the genome of Croceimicrobium hydrocarbonivorans, one region contains:
- a CDS encoding acyl carrier protein — MSEIASKVKAIIVDKLGVDENEVTNEASFTNDLGADSLDTVELIMEFEKEFDIQIPDDQAENITTVGQAVAYIEEAKK, encoded by the coding sequence ATGTCAGAAATCGCTTCTAAAGTAAAAGCTATCATCGTAGATAAGCTAGGAGTAGACGAAAACGAAGTAACCAACGAAGCTAGCTTTACCAATGATCTGGGTGCAGACTCTCTGGACACTGTAGAGCTGATTATGGAATTCGAAAAAGAATTTGACATTCAAATTCCAGACGACCAAGCAGAAAACATTACCACCGTTGGTCAGGCGGTTGCCTATATCGAAGAGGCTAAAAAATAA
- the purN gene encoding phosphoribosylglycinamide formyltransferase yields the protein MKKIVVLASGSGTNAENIVRYFEESDLAKVVAIITNNPKAGVLDKARKLGVQATVLTNSQIEDGTLQGKLENLRCDLVVLAGFLRKIPAELIQAFEKRIINIHPALLPDYGGPGMYGKYVHQAVVENEDEISGITIHYVDENYDEGEIIFQEEVEIDFEDSWEDVEYKVRELEYRHYPSVIEYLLPNI from the coding sequence ATGAAGAAAATTGTTGTCCTTGCCTCTGGCTCAGGGACTAACGCAGAAAACATAGTGCGTTATTTCGAAGAAAGCGATCTGGCTAAGGTTGTTGCAATAATTACCAACAACCCAAAAGCTGGGGTTTTAGACAAGGCCCGGAAATTGGGAGTGCAGGCTACTGTGCTCACTAACAGTCAGATAGAAGACGGTACCCTGCAAGGGAAATTAGAGAACCTGCGTTGCGATTTAGTCGTTCTTGCTGGATTTCTCCGAAAAATTCCTGCCGAATTAATTCAAGCTTTCGAAAAAAGAATCATCAATATTCACCCTGCTTTATTGCCAGATTATGGCGGTCCGGGTATGTACGGAAAGTACGTTCATCAGGCCGTAGTGGAGAATGAAGATGAGATTTCCGGGATCACCATTCACTATGTGGATGAAAATTATGACGAAGGAGAGATCATTTTTCAGGAAGAAGTGGAGATTGATTTTGAAGACAGTTGGGAAGACGTAGAGTACAAAGTGCGAGAGCTGGAATACCGCCATTACCCTTCTGTAATCGAATACCTGCTGCCTAATATTTAA
- the rnhA gene encoding ribonuclease HI, with the protein MQIHLYTDGAAKGNPGPGGYGIVLEAGPHRKELSGGFRRTTNNRMELLAVIVGLEALKNPGQQVRVVSDSKYVVDAINKGWLRSWIQKGFKGKKNIDLWKRLIPMLQKHQVQFQWVKGHNDHPQNERCDRLAVAASEGQGLPIDHGFENLEGL; encoded by the coding sequence ATGCAGATTCACCTTTACACAGACGGCGCGGCCAAGGGAAACCCTGGACCGGGCGGATACGGTATTGTCCTTGAAGCAGGGCCCCATCGCAAAGAATTGTCGGGCGGATTTCGTCGTACCACCAATAATCGCATGGAGCTCCTAGCGGTAATTGTAGGCTTGGAAGCCCTAAAAAATCCGGGTCAGCAAGTACGGGTGGTCTCCGATTCTAAATATGTGGTGGATGCCATTAATAAAGGCTGGCTGCGATCCTGGATTCAAAAAGGCTTTAAAGGCAAGAAAAATATTGACCTCTGGAAGCGCTTAATTCCGATGTTGCAGAAACATCAAGTGCAATTTCAATGGGTAAAGGGCCATAATGATCATCCGCAAAATGAACGCTGCGATCGTTTAGCTGTGGCGGCGAGCGAAGGTCAGGGCTTGCCGATTGACCATGGCTTTGAGAATTTGGAA